Proteins from one Deinococcus actinosclerus genomic window:
- the ftsH gene encoding ATP-dependent zinc metalloprotease FtsH — protein sequence MKRGTWLWVAGGAVLALLLAWVLWPRPQSGDLDVTAFARALNGGQVKTATITYQNGTAVVTGALDSGPYRTRTLTADPLLNLAALQARGVNVSYGAPPRLSVLGALSLLLTLALIVGLIVLLLRSRQGGGTDAASNFGRSRAAVISEGQIKLTFGDVAGCDEAKADLQEVVDFLRHPDRYHQLGARIPHGVLLVGPPGSGKTLLAKAVAGEARVPYFSISGSDFVEMFVGVGAARVRDLFEQARKNAPCIVFIDEIDAVGRKRGVNMQGGNDEREQTLNQLLVEMDGFSSGQEVIILAATNRPDVLDAALLRPGRFDRQVVVDAPDVRGREMILRIHARKKPLDPSVDLGVIARRTAGMVGADLENLLNEAALLAARSGRTRITGRDVDEARDRVLMGPERRSMVVREADRKVTAYHEVGHALAAQLLPHADKAHKLTVVPRGRSLGSALYTPEDRMHYTRAALLDRICVALAGHAAEQVATGQVTTGAANDFQQATGLARRMVTEWGMSEVGQLALAQESDSYLGFGPQQGVYSDHTAEQIDAEVSRILNGQFERALALLTEHAHILHRLTDELVARESLSGEELQTVLAGGTLPPLEVGTRPDPEDGPAPSGQLAPDPA from the coding sequence ATGAAGCGCGGGACTTGGCTGTGGGTGGCTGGGGGAGCGGTGCTGGCGCTGCTGCTGGCGTGGGTGCTGTGGCCGCGCCCGCAGAGCGGCGACCTGGACGTGACGGCGTTCGCACGCGCCCTGAACGGCGGGCAGGTGAAAACGGCCACGATCACGTACCAGAACGGCACGGCGGTCGTGACGGGCGCGCTGGACAGCGGGCCGTACCGCACGCGCACCCTGACCGCCGACCCGCTGCTGAACCTGGCGGCGTTGCAGGCCAGAGGGGTGAACGTGTCGTACGGTGCGCCGCCCCGGCTGAGCGTGCTGGGCGCCCTGAGCCTGCTGCTGACCCTGGCGCTGATCGTAGGCCTGATCGTGCTGCTGCTGCGCAGCCGTCAGGGCGGCGGCACGGACGCGGCGAGCAATTTCGGGCGGTCGCGGGCGGCAGTGATCAGCGAAGGCCAGATCAAACTCACCTTCGGCGACGTCGCCGGCTGCGACGAGGCCAAAGCCGACCTCCAGGAAGTCGTCGACTTCCTCCGCCACCCCGACCGCTACCACCAGCTCGGCGCCCGCATCCCCCACGGTGTCCTCCTCGTCGGCCCCCCCGGCTCCGGCAAGACCCTCCTCGCCAAGGCCGTCGCCGGTGAAGCCCGCGTCCCCTACTTCAGCATCTCCGGCAGCGACTTCGTCGAGATGTTCGTCGGCGTCGGTGCCGCGAGGGTCCGCGACCTCTTCGAGCAGGCCCGCAAGAACGCTCCCTGCATCGTCTTCATCGACGAGATCGACGCCGTCGGCCGCAAACGCGGCGTCAACATGCAGGGCGGCAACGACGAACGCGAACAGACCCTCAACCAGCTCCTCGTCGAGATGGACGGCTTCTCTTCCGGCCAGGAGGTCATCATCCTGGCCGCCACCAACCGCCCCGACGTCCTCGACGCCGCCCTGCTGCGCCCGGGCCGCTTCGACCGGCAGGTCGTGGTGGACGCCCCGGACGTGCGGGGCCGCGAGATGATCCTGCGCATCCACGCGCGCAAGAAACCGCTGGACCCCAGTGTGGACCTGGGCGTGATCGCGCGGCGCACGGCGGGGATGGTAGGGGCGGACCTGGAGAACCTGCTGAACGAGGCGGCGCTGCTGGCGGCGCGCTCGGGGCGTACACGGATCACGGGGCGGGACGTGGACGAGGCGCGGGACCGGGTGCTGATGGGCCCGGAGCGGCGCAGCATGGTCGTGCGTGAGGCCGACCGCAAGGTCACCGCCTACCACGAGGTCGGCCACGCCCTCGCCGCCCAGCTCCTCCCGCACGCGGACAAGGCGCACAAGCTGACAGTCGTGCCGCGCGGCCGGAGCCTGGGAAGCGCGCTGTACACCCCGGAGGACCGCATGCACTACACCCGGGCGGCGCTGCTGGACCGCATCTGCGTGGCGCTGGCCGGGCACGCCGCCGAGCAGGTGGCGACCGGGCAGGTCACGACCGGCGCCGCGAACGATTTCCAGCAGGCGACCGGACTGGCGCGGCGCATGGTGACCGAGTGGGGCATGAGCGAGGTGGGGCAGCTGGCCCTGGCGCAGGAGAGCGACAGTTACCTGGGCTTCGGGCCGCAGCAGGGCGTGTACAGCGACCACACCGCCGAGCAGATCGACGCGGAGGTGAGCCGCATCCTGAACGGGCAGTTCGAGCGGGCGCTGGCCCTGCTGACTGAGCACGCGCACATCCTGCACCGCCTGACCGACGAACTCGTGGCCCGCGAGAGCCTCAGCGGCGAGGAGCTGCAGACCGTCCTGGCCGGCGGTACCCTGCCCCCCCTGGAGGTGGGCACGCGCCCCGACCCCGAGGACGGCCCGGCGCCCAGCGGGCAGCTCGCGCCCGACCCGGCCTGA
- a CDS encoding N-acetylmuramoyl-L-alanine amidase family protein, which yields MKRTAILLSSGLLFTVATGSLAQGATPFTPGAPGISMPSLAPITTSGAVTPASVPATPDSAATFGNPRVSSQGSVTRVVFDLPAGVTYALTPTFGGLRLDVQGARVQPAISAKLGASVSEYRAGAGQATLITPYPLAPSDGWRASEATLATGKRVLILELGPGVSGGAGTSVRGQVLTTAPTSAAAQTVLNAPLPGSLPPGDQVSGSVNVPLPAPTLDGSNPAQPSALQGSVPGPARPAALGAPRIGKSPGQTRVVLDLPPGSSYRIATGAVGLTITLTGVSAAFQQAAGVSPELRGWTYAPTAQGATVTLSTAGRTTDRSGWRAQLLPPASGDLSRLAIDLSPALADRTPLTGSQRAVQAVAPQFAARGTGLLALSASLVKPRVVIDPGHGGKDPGAVGTVVEKQVTLDVALRVRDLLSAAGVDVVLTRDSDRELHPVKNTDLQMRAAMGTPGTALFVSIHVNAMNAASALRGYGVETWWNPNHARSSALAALIQNNLVSQTGAFDQGLKNSQSLSVLRNSRIPAALVEIGFTSHPVDGQNLQDSNYLDRVALGIAQGIREALVSGVTADGASAEAAPTAAKR from the coding sequence ATGAAGCGAACAGCCATCCTGCTCTCATCTGGCCTGCTGTTCACGGTCGCGACCGGCAGCCTCGCCCAGGGCGCGACCCCCTTCACCCCCGGCGCACCCGGCATCAGCATGCCCAGCCTCGCGCCCATCACGACCTCCGGCGCCGTCACGCCCGCCAGCGTTCCGGCCACACCAGACAGCGCCGCCACCTTCGGCAACCCGCGCGTGAGCAGCCAGGGCAGCGTCACCCGCGTCGTGTTCGACCTGCCAGCCGGCGTCACGTACGCCCTGACCCCCACCTTCGGCGGGCTGCGCCTCGACGTGCAGGGCGCGCGCGTGCAGCCGGCCATCAGCGCGAAACTGGGCGCCAGCGTCAGCGAGTACCGCGCTGGGGCCGGGCAGGCCACCCTGATCACCCCCTACCCCCTGGCCCCCAGCGACGGCTGGCGCGCCAGCGAGGCCACCCTCGCCACCGGCAAGCGCGTCCTGATCCTGGAACTCGGACCGGGCGTCAGCGGCGGCGCCGGCACCAGCGTGCGCGGGCAGGTCCTCACCACCGCCCCCACCAGCGCCGCCGCGCAGACCGTCCTGAACGCCCCGCTGCCCGGCAGCCTGCCCCCCGGCGATCAGGTCAGCGGCAGCGTGAACGTGCCCCTGCCCGCCCCCACCCTGGACGGCAGCAACCCCGCGCAGCCCAGCGCCCTGCAGGGCAGCGTGCCCGGCCCCGCCCGCCCCGCCGCGCTGGGCGCGCCACGCATCGGCAAGAGCCCGGGGCAGACCCGCGTGGTGCTCGATCTGCCCCCGGGCAGCTCCTACCGCATCGCGACCGGCGCGGTCGGCCTGACCATCACCCTAACCGGCGTGAGCGCCGCGTTCCAGCAGGCCGCAGGGGTCAGCCCCGAACTGCGCGGCTGGACCTACGCCCCCACCGCGCAGGGCGCCACCGTCACCCTGAGCACCGCCGGGCGCACCACCGACCGCAGCGGCTGGCGCGCCCAGCTGCTCCCCCCGGCCAGCGGCGACCTGTCCCGCCTGGCCATCGACCTGTCGCCCGCGCTGGCCGACCGCACCCCCCTGACCGGCAGCCAGCGCGCCGTGCAGGCGGTCGCCCCGCAGTTCGCCGCGCGCGGCACGGGGCTGCTGGCCCTGAGCGCCAGCCTCGTGAAACCCCGCGTGGTGATCGACCCCGGTCACGGCGGGAAGGACCCCGGCGCGGTCGGCACGGTCGTGGAGAAACAGGTCACGCTGGACGTCGCGCTGCGCGTGCGCGACCTGCTCAGCGCGGCGGGCGTGGACGTCGTCCTGACCCGCGACAGCGACCGCGAACTGCACCCGGTCAAGAACACGGACCTGCAGATGCGCGCCGCGATGGGCACGCCGGGCACCGCGCTGTTCGTCAGCATTCACGTGAACGCCATGAACGCCGCCAGCGCCCTGCGCGGCTACGGCGTGGAAACCTGGTGGAACCCCAACCACGCGCGCAGCAGCGCCCTGGCGGCCCTGATCCAGAACAACCTGGTCTCGCAGACCGGCGCGTTCGACCAGGGGCTGAAGAACAGCCAGTCCCTGAGCGTGCTGCGCAACAGCCGCATCCCGGCCGCGCTCGTCGAGATCGGCTTCACCAGCCACCCCGTGGACGGGCAGAACCTGCAGGACAGCAACTACCTCGACCGCGTGGCGCTGGGCATCGCGCAGGGCATCCGCGAGGCGCTCGTCAGTGGCGTGACCGCCGACGGCGCGTCGGCCGAGGCCGCACCCACCGCCGCCAAACGCTGA
- a CDS encoding DsbA family oxidoreductase, which translates to MTQLFTPSAPDRLRVDIWSDVACPWCYIGKRRFEQALAGFDHRDKVEVVWHAFELDPSAPAEHPLSMRDALAQKYGRTPSDAQGMMDHVTRTAAGEGLEYHFGRARLGSTFQAHQLIHHAAQHGRQDAMKERLLRAYMSDGELVSDLDTLVRLAQEVGLDGTEARAALLDGRHAHAVRQDEAQAQALGISGVPFFVLGGKYGVSGAQDPQTLLGALNQVWEETHPAPLQMLGTETPADGCEDGQCAVPERA; encoded by the coding sequence ATGACTCAGCTCTTCACCCCCTCCGCCCCGGATCGGCTGCGCGTGGACATCTGGTCCGACGTCGCCTGCCCCTGGTGCTACATCGGCAAACGCCGCTTCGAACAGGCCCTCGCCGGATTTGATCACCGCGACAAGGTCGAGGTGGTCTGGCACGCCTTCGAGCTCGACCCCAGCGCGCCCGCCGAGCACCCCCTGAGCATGCGGGACGCCCTGGCGCAGAAGTACGGCCGCACCCCCAGCGACGCGCAGGGCATGATGGATCACGTCACCCGCACGGCCGCCGGCGAGGGCCTGGAGTACCACTTCGGGCGCGCCCGCCTGGGCAGCACCTTCCAGGCACACCAGCTCATCCACCACGCCGCGCAGCACGGCAGGCAGGACGCCATGAAGGAACGCCTGCTGCGCGCCTACATGAGTGACGGCGAGCTCGTCAGCGACCTCGACACCCTGGTGCGCCTCGCGCAGGAGGTCGGCCTGGACGGCACCGAGGCCCGCGCGGCCCTGCTCGACGGCCGCCACGCCCACGCCGTGCGGCAGGATGAGGCGCAGGCGCAGGCGCTGGGCATCAGCGGCGTGCCGTTCTTCGTGCTGGGCGGCAAGTACGGCGTCAGCGGCGCGCAGGACCCCCAGACCCTGCTGGGCGCGCTGAATCAGGTGTGGGAGGAAACCCACCCCGCGCCCCTCCAGATGCTCGGCACCGAGACCCCCGCCGACGGCTGCGAGGACGGCCAGTGCGCCGTGCCCGAACGCGCCTGA
- a CDS encoding GNAT family N-acetyltransferase has protein sequence MLHLRPMDAGAFTRFLARAVPEYAAEKVRSGQWSPEEAQARSEREFQELLPQGPDTPDNVLYTLHDPYEDADVGVLWYALQRTAHATTAFIYEVEVFEAYRRRGYATQAFTLLEADAAARGATRIGLHVFGHNAAARALYEKLGYHATNINMRKELS, from the coding sequence ATGCTGCACCTCAGACCGATGGACGCCGGCGCCTTCACCCGCTTCCTGGCCCGCGCCGTTCCCGAGTACGCCGCCGAGAAGGTCAGGAGCGGCCAGTGGAGCCCCGAGGAGGCCCAGGCGCGCAGCGAACGCGAATTCCAGGAGTTGCTCCCCCAGGGGCCGGACACGCCCGACAACGTCTTGTACACCCTGCACGACCCGTACGAGGACGCGGACGTCGGCGTGCTCTGGTACGCCCTCCAGCGCACCGCCCACGCCACCACCGCCTTCATCTACGAGGTCGAGGTCTTTGAAGCCTACCGGCGGCGCGGGTACGCCACGCAGGCCTTCACCCTCCTCGAAGCCGACGCCGCCGCGCGTGGCGCCACCCGCATCGGCCTGCACGTCTTCGGGCACAACGCAGCCGCGCGCGCCCTGTACGAGAAACTCGGGTACCACGCCACCAACATCAACATGCGCAAGGAGCTCAGCTGA
- a CDS encoding DNA topoisomerase IB, giving the protein MTSRTELLAGEYLRREGNDPKKFKYFWPDGTPYKEKAGIDRIAKLAVPPAYEDVYVSPDADAELQAFGRDAAGRLQYRYHPDFVQAGALKKWQRLTRFAGALGTLKTVTAGDLRAQGLPPRKVTALMTRLLHVARFRVGSDIYAQQHKTYGLSTLRQRHVQVGGNTVTFHFKGKHGITQHKATTDRTLATNITRLLDLPGPWLFQTVDEGGARRRVRSGELNAYLKEVIGPFTAKDFRTWGGTLLAAEYLAEAGVADTEKQARQTLVDCVKYVAADLGNTPAVTRSSYICPVIFDRYLEGKILDDYEPRATKGESDLDGLTRSEAALKRLLESEKTLRTRRKKAA; this is encoded by the coding sequence ATGACCTCCCGCACCGAACTCCTCGCCGGGGAGTACCTGCGCCGCGAGGGCAACGACCCCAAGAAGTTTAAATACTTCTGGCCCGACGGCACGCCCTACAAGGAGAAGGCGGGCATCGACCGCATCGCGAAACTCGCCGTGCCCCCCGCCTACGAGGACGTGTACGTCAGCCCCGACGCCGACGCCGAACTCCAGGCTTTCGGGCGCGACGCCGCCGGACGCCTCCAGTACCGCTACCACCCGGACTTCGTGCAGGCGGGCGCGCTGAAGAAATGGCAGCGCCTCACCCGCTTCGCCGGGGCGCTCGGCACCCTCAAGACCGTCACCGCCGGTGACCTGCGCGCCCAGGGCCTCCCCCCCCGCAAGGTCACGGCCCTCATGACCCGCCTGCTGCACGTCGCCCGCTTCCGCGTCGGCAGCGACATCTACGCCCAGCAGCACAAGACCTACGGCCTCAGCACCCTTCGCCAGCGGCACGTGCAGGTGGGCGGGAACACCGTCACCTTCCACTTCAAGGGCAAGCACGGCATCACGCAGCACAAGGCCACCACCGACCGCACCCTCGCCACGAACATCACCCGACTGCTCGACCTCCCCGGCCCCTGGCTGTTCCAGACCGTGGACGAAGGCGGCGCGCGCCGACGCGTGCGCAGCGGCGAACTCAACGCCTACCTCAAGGAAGTCATCGGCCCCTTCACCGCCAAGGACTTCCGCACCTGGGGCGGCACCCTCCTCGCCGCCGAATACCTCGCCGAAGCAGGCGTCGCCGACACCGAAAAACAGGCCCGGCAGACCCTCGTCGACTGCGTCAAATACGTCGCCGCCGACCTCGGCAACACGCCCGCCGTCACCCGCAGCTCCTACATCTGCCCCGTCATCTTCGACCGCTACCTCGAAGGCAAGATCCTCGACGACTACGAACCCCGCGCCACGAAGGGCGAGAGCGACCTCGACGGCCTGACCCGCAGCGAAGCTGCTCTCAAGCGGCTGCTGGAAAGCGAGAAGACCCTCAGGACACGGCGGAAGAAAGCGGCGTAG
- a CDS encoding c-type cytochrome: MNAPHSTPASRASQRPAPQQDETPVTRRTQWVRGSAASWGLGVTLGVILGVGVLIATPRLMGKPAEATPASTAPANTNENGPADAGKSEGSASGASSASGTGSESGSMASGDSAGSDGTSTSGEASSGDMAAGEGASSAAGEAAAGGTSDSAAGDTEAAGDAQAGQTVFAGNCAGCHGANGQGQIGPSLVTADGPKSWTLAQFTTTLREGKTPDRELSATMPRFGEAQISDTQIADLQAYIKTLN, encoded by the coding sequence ATGAACGCACCGCACTCCACCCCGGCCAGCCGCGCCTCCCAGCGTCCCGCACCGCAGCAGGACGAGACTCCGGTCACGCGCCGGACGCAGTGGGTGCGGGGCAGCGCCGCCTCCTGGGGCCTGGGGGTCACGCTGGGCGTCATCCTGGGCGTGGGCGTGCTGATCGCCACGCCCCGGCTGATGGGTAAACCCGCCGAGGCGACCCCCGCCAGCACCGCCCCGGCCAACACCAACGAGAACGGGCCCGCCGACGCCGGCAAGAGCGAGGGCAGCGCCTCGGGCGCCAGCAGCGCGTCAGGGACTGGCAGCGAGTCGGGCAGCATGGCGAGCGGCGACAGTGCGGGCAGCGACGGCACGAGCACCTCGGGCGAGGCGTCCTCGGGGGACATGGCGGCCGGTGAGGGCGCCAGCAGCGCCGCAGGTGAAGCGGCCGCTGGCGGCACCTCGGACAGCGCGGCGGGCGACACCGAGGCCGCCGGGGACGCCCAGGCCGGGCAGACCGTGTTCGCCGGGAACTGCGCGGGCTGCCACGGCGCGAACGGCCAGGGTCAGATCGGGCCGAGTCTCGTGACCGCCGACGGCCCCAAGAGCTGGACGCTGGCGCAGTTCACCACCACCCTGCGGGAAGGCAAGACCCCCGACCGGGAACTGTCCGCCACCATGCCCCGCTTCGGCGAGGCGCAGATCAGCGACACGCAGATCGCGGACCTCCAGGCGTACATCAAGACCCTGAACTGA
- a CDS encoding MGMT family protein: MTSPGMTSTDPTPGFRERVLALVARIPEGRVMTYGQLALLAGNPGAARQAGFVLNSLVGGSDLPWQRVINAQGRVSTHKVGFGDMQERLLMAEGVAFRDGRCDLSRVQWWPDEERAAPPAPLL; the protein is encoded by the coding sequence ATGACCAGCCCCGGCATGACCAGCACCGACCCGACCCCCGGTTTCCGTGAGCGCGTCCTGGCCCTGGTGGCCCGCATTCCCGAGGGCCGCGTCATGACCTACGGGCAGCTGGCGCTGCTGGCCGGCAATCCCGGCGCGGCGCGGCAGGCGGGCTTCGTGCTGAATTCGCTGGTCGGCGGATCAGATCTGCCGTGGCAGCGGGTGATCAACGCGCAGGGGCGCGTCAGTACCCACAAGGTCGGCTTCGGGGACATGCAGGAACGCCTGCTGATGGCCGAGGGCGTGGCATTCAGGGACGGCCGCTGCGACCTGAGCCGCGTGCAGTGGTGGCCGGACGAGGAGCGCGCCGCGCCGCCTGCGCCGCTGCTGTGA
- the ubiE gene encoding bifunctional demethylmenaquinone methyltransferase/2-methoxy-6-polyprenyl-1,4-benzoquinol methylase UbiE: protein MTKRPAVGDKQDKGSDVQAMFASIAPRYDLLNRVLSLGVDRGWRRAAAHEALALRPARVLDVATGTADFALELKTRAPEAQVIGSDFVPQMLAIGREKAAARHIDIRLEEGDALNLPYPDGSFDSITCAFGFRNFADYARGLAEFWRVLAPGGRAVILEFPPPRPGLLGSLFRVYFQHVLPRIGGLISGNASAYTYLPESVLAFPEPERLAQLMRATGFRTRYRLLTFGIAAIHVGDKLP from the coding sequence ATGACGAAGCGGCCCGCCGTGGGGGACAAGCAGGACAAGGGCAGTGACGTGCAGGCGATGTTCGCCAGCATCGCGCCCCGTTACGACCTTCTCAACCGCGTGCTGAGCCTCGGGGTGGACAGGGGGTGGCGCCGGGCGGCGGCGCACGAGGCGCTGGCGCTCAGGCCCGCGCGGGTGCTGGACGTGGCGACGGGCACGGCGGATTTCGCGCTGGAACTCAAGACCCGCGCCCCAGAGGCCCAGGTGATCGGCAGTGACTTCGTGCCGCAGATGCTCGCCATCGGCCGCGAGAAGGCCGCCGCGCGGCACATCGACATCCGCCTGGAGGAGGGGGACGCGCTGAACCTGCCGTATCCGGACGGGAGTTTCGACTCGATCACCTGCGCGTTCGGGTTCCGGAACTTCGCGGATTACGCGCGGGGCCTCGCGGAGTTCTGGCGGGTGCTCGCGCCGGGCGGGCGGGCCGTGATCCTGGAGTTCCCCCCACCCCGCCCGGGGCTGCTGGGCAGCCTGTTCCGGGTGTACTTCCAGCATGTGCTGCCGCGCATCGGCGGGCTGATCAGCGGGAACGCCTCGGCGTACACGTACCTGCCCGAGAGCGTGCTGGCCTTCCCCGAGCCGGAACGGCTGGCACAGCTCATGCGCGCCACCGGCTTCCGCACCCGCTACCGCCTGCTGACCTTCGGCATCGCCGCGATCCACGTGGGGGACAAGCTGCCCTGA
- a CDS encoding aminoglycoside phosphotransferase family protein — MTDAPPPMHDSEVRVDAALVKRLLAGQCPQWAGLPATLLRHSGTDNAVVRLGERLVARLARIGWAATDVAKEARWLPLLAPGLPLRVPEVLFTGVPDAGYPFGWGVYGWLPGVDAAVGTVRDEAELARDLAAFVRALQATPLPPGQGPVGSRGVPLAERDAATRAAIRACAELGFLNEGAALAVWEDALNAAPHAGPPAWLHADLKPGNLLSGGGRLSAVIDWGGLTLGDPAVDLQPAWNLLGPVGRAAFREALGVEDAAWARGRGWALSVSVIALPYYRDSNPGLAGVCRDTLRALLPG; from the coding sequence ATGACGGACGCGCCCCCACCCATGCATGATTCGGAGGTGCGGGTCGACGCCGCGCTCGTGAAGCGCCTGCTGGCCGGGCAGTGCCCGCAGTGGGCAGGGCTGCCCGCGACCCTTCTGCGGCACTCCGGGACGGACAACGCGGTGGTGCGGCTGGGGGAGAGGCTGGTGGCCCGCCTGGCCCGGATCGGGTGGGCGGCGACGGACGTGGCGAAGGAGGCCCGCTGGTTGCCGCTGCTCGCGCCGGGCCTGCCGCTGCGCGTGCCGGAGGTGCTGTTCACGGGCGTTCCGGACGCCGGGTACCCGTTCGGGTGGGGTGTGTACGGCTGGCTGCCGGGCGTGGACGCGGCGGTGGGGACCGTACGGGACGAGGCGGAACTGGCGCGGGATCTGGCGGCCTTCGTCCGGGCGCTACAGGCGACGCCGCTCCCGCCTGGGCAGGGGCCGGTGGGGTCGCGTGGCGTGCCGCTGGCGGAGCGGGACGCGGCGACCCGGGCCGCCATTCGCGCGTGCGCGGAGCTGGGGTTCCTGAACGAGGGGGCGGCGCTGGCCGTGTGGGAGGACGCCCTGAACGCCGCGCCGCACGCGGGGCCGCCCGCATGGCTGCACGCGGACCTGAAGCCCGGCAATCTCCTGTCCGGCGGCGGGCGGCTGAGTGCCGTGATCGACTGGGGCGGCCTGACCCTGGGCGACCCGGCGGTGGACCTCCAGCCCGCCTGGAACCTGCTGGGTCCGGTGGGCCGCGCGGCCTTCCGGGAGGCGCTGGGCGTGGAGGACGCCGCCTGGGCGCGCGGGCGGGGCTGGGCGCTGAGCGTGTCCGTGATCGCGCTGCCGTACTACCGGGACAGCAACCCGGGGCTGGCCGGGGTGTGCCGGGACACCCTGCGCGCCCTGCTGCCGGGCTGA
- a CDS encoding copper amine oxidase N-terminal domain-containing protein: MLSARPPHHPRARRARFRTALLTSLSLLTPPLTGGASLALLGAGAAHAAQPGLGSVQLTFTLDDADLYVNGAPQRWLSPPRNIGGRTMLPLRETAALLGQPIQASGTQVQLARLSLDTRKNTAALNGAAQPAGTVASVGPITYVSARTLADALNANLTGDDTGRGFTLTALRDGGNPMSPQARFSTDKNIYAPGERVVYTEYPFDPDGADITARRWTGRQDVYFQPGTYTVTLTVTNSRGLQSQPFTRTIRVEGQPVDTPLTYALKYAQPGDAFPDPQILTYPAALISPQASPSYPLLFSDSPEVPDQSGILYQDSVTGRARLLGYHLNGLGRAARLYVIARNLESRPVEVRSERLGETAPTRIESILGQVTLLEYFASTGGTTLTLSPGQSAAVYASPTLGVGSGVNVMQDLSSSGKVELTYVMLEDSLPPTPQVIQQLPYLRPDGRHVRGTFPDAVRTLRVTLGALPTRLIIGDGRVDPAVTGTDALTGQTVRLSGNYGVLYDLEVNGAAGTAVALSPRGGLYRGAMNIQDGPITQTIKLPRTGNALKPDEPVLLWRAQSDRLNIDFVPSSGSNLPISLVFYRTGRVGAEGGVIKTYRP, encoded by the coding sequence GTGCTGTCCGCCCGCCCCCCCCACCACCCCCGCGCCCGCCGCGCCCGTTTCCGAACGGCGCTGCTCACCAGCCTGAGCCTGCTCACGCCGCCCCTGACGGGCGGCGCGTCACTGGCCCTGCTGGGCGCCGGCGCCGCGCACGCCGCGCAACCCGGCCTCGGCTCCGTGCAGCTGACCTTCACGCTCGACGACGCCGACCTGTACGTCAACGGCGCGCCGCAACGCTGGCTGAGCCCGCCGCGCAACATCGGCGGGCGCACCATGCTGCCCCTGCGAGAGACGGCCGCGCTGCTCGGCCAGCCCATCCAGGCCAGCGGCACCCAGGTGCAGCTCGCGCGGCTGAGCCTCGACACCCGCAAGAACACGGCGGCCCTGAACGGCGCCGCGCAGCCCGCCGGGACGGTCGCCAGCGTGGGGCCCATCACGTACGTCAGCGCCCGCACCCTCGCCGACGCCCTGAACGCCAACCTGACCGGCGACGACACCGGACGCGGCTTCACCCTGACCGCCCTGCGCGACGGCGGCAACCCCATGAGCCCCCAGGCGCGCTTCAGCACCGACAAGAACATCTACGCGCCCGGCGAGCGCGTCGTGTACACCGAGTACCCCTTCGACCCGGACGGCGCGGACATCACCGCCCGCCGCTGGACCGGGCGGCAGGACGTGTACTTCCAGCCCGGCACGTACACCGTGACCCTGACCGTCACGAACAGCCGCGGCCTGCAGAGCCAGCCCTTCACCCGGACCATCCGCGTGGAGGGCCAGCCGGTCGACACGCCCCTGACGTACGCCCTGAAGTACGCCCAGCCCGGCGACGCCTTCCCGGACCCGCAGATCCTCACCTACCCCGCCGCGCTGATCAGCCCGCAGGCCAGCCCCAGCTACCCGCTGCTGTTCAGTGACAGCCCCGAAGTGCCCGACCAGAGCGGCATCCTGTATCAGGACAGCGTCACGGGCCGCGCCCGCCTGCTCGGGTATCACCTGAACGGCCTGGGCCGGGCCGCGCGGCTGTACGTCATCGCCCGCAACCTCGAGAGCCGCCCGGTCGAGGTGCGCAGCGAACGCCTCGGCGAGACCGCCCCCACCCGCATCGAGAGCATCCTGGGGCAGGTGACGCTGCTGGAGTACTTCGCGTCCACCGGCGGCACCACCCTGACCCTCTCGCCCGGGCAGTCGGCCGCCGTGTACGCCAGCCCCACCCTGGGCGTGGGCAGCGGCGTGAACGTCATGCAGGATCTCAGCTCGTCCGGCAAGGTCGAACTGACCTACGTGATGCTCGAAGACAGCCTGCCGCCCACCCCGCAGGTCATCCAGCAGCTCCCGTACCTGCGCCCCGACGGTCGGCACGTGCGCGGCACCTTCCCGGACGCCGTGCGGACCCTGCGCGTCACGCTGGGCGCCCTGCCCACCAGATTGATCATCGGGGACGGCCGCGTGGACCCCGCCGTGACCGGCACCGACGCCCTGACCGGCCAGACCGTGCGCCTGAGCGGCAACTACGGCGTGCTGTACGACCTGGAAGTCAACGGCGCCGCCGGGACCGCCGTGGCCCTCAGCCCGCGCGGGGGCCTGTACCGGGGCGCCATGAACATCCAGGACGGCCCGATCACGCAGACCATCAAACTGCCGCGCACCGGCAACGCCCTGAAACCCGACGAGCCGGTGCTTCTGTGGCGCGCCCAGAGCGACCGCCTGAACATCGACTTCGTGCCCAGCAGCGGCAGCAACCTGCCCATCAGCCTCGTGTTCTACCGCACGGGCCGCGTGGGCGCCGAGGGCGGCGTCATCAAGACCTACCGCCCCTGA